From Demequina capsici:
CGCCAGCATCAGTCGCAGACCGTGTCGCGCGGTGCGCACCACGGACTCCGGTGAACCGCCTACGCCGACCCAGGTCGTGAGGGCGCCCGAGTCCGTCTTCGGGTACACGTCCGCATCCTTCAGTGCGGCGCGAGTCGTGCCGGACCAGGTCACCGGCTGCTCGGTGAGCAGGCGCGCGAAGAGCTCGAGCTTCTCCTCGAAGAGCACCTCGTAGTCGGCCAGGTCGTAGCCGAAGAGGGGGAAGGACTCGGTGAACGAGCCGCGGCCCAGGATCACCTCAGCGCGTCCGTTCGACACAGCGTCGAGCGTGGCGAAGCGCTCGAAGACGCGGACGGGGTCGTCCGAGGACAGCACCGTGACCGCAGAGCCGAGCTGGACCCGCTCGGTGCGCGCCGCGATGGCGGACAGGACCATCTCGGGGGAAGAGATCGCGAAGTCCGACCGGTGGTGCTCTCCCAGCGCGACGGCATCGATCCCGACCGTGTCTGCCAGCGCGGCCTCCTCGACCACCTGCCTGAGCGCAGCGGCGTGCGACATCGGCTCTCCATCGTCGTGCAGCGGCAGGTCTCCGAACGTCTCGATGCCGAAGGAGACGGGGAGGGCGGGGGTGCTCATCGGGGAGTGCTCCTTGGTCGCGGCTCAGGTGCTTGAATCGTCAACTAAGAAGCGTAGTCCGCCGGATGGTTATTCCCCGTGCGCGCTCCCGACGGGAGCACCCCTCGGTGCGCCTCGTGCGCGAACAGGGCGATGGATCGGCGCGTGGAAGGTCAGAGGGTGCCCGACACCGGTCGGTGTCCAGCACCCTCTGACCCCAGGCCTAGAACCCGGCCGGGTTGCGGGGCCGGTAGTGCTCCTCGAGGGCGGTCACCTCGTCGTCGGTGAGGTCGATGTCGAGCGCGGCGACCGCGTCGTCCAGGTGCGTGACCTTGGTGGCGCCGACGATGGGTGCGGAGACGATCGGGTTGCGCAGCACCCAGGCGAGAGCGACCCGTGCCATCGGAACGCCGCGGGTCTCCGCGATCTTCTGGACGGCGTCGACGATGGGCTTGTCTGTGTCGAGGAAGGTCGCGTCGGCGACGGGGTCGTTGCTGTTGCGGGCAGTGGTGGTGCCCCACGGGTGGGTGACGCGGCCCTTCGCCAGCGGCGAGTAGGGGATGGAGCCGACGCCCTGGTGGGCGAGCAGGCCGAACATCTCGCGCTCCTCCTCGCGGTACAGCAGCGAGTACTGGTCCTGCATGGACACGAAGCGCGTCCAGCCGTTGAGGTCCGCGGTGTGCTGCAGCTCGGCGAACTGCCACACCCACATGGCCGAGGCGCCGAGGTAGCGGGCCTTGCCCGCCTTGACCACGTCGTGAAGCGCCTCCATGGTCTCCTCCATGGGGGTCGTGGGGTCGAAGCGGTGGATCTGGTATAGGTCCACGTAGTCGGTGCCCAGGCGCTTGAGGGACGCGTCGATGTTCTCCATGATCGCCTTGCGGGACTGGCCCTGACCTCCGGGTCCGTCGTGCATGCGGAAGTGGACCTTGGTGGCCAGGACGATGTCCTCGCGGCGGCTGTACTCGCGGATCGCGCGGCCCACGATCTCCTCTGACGACCCTGCCGAGTACACGTTCGCGGTGTCCCAGAAGTTGATGCCGAGTTCGACGGCCTGCTTGAAGAACGGCTGGGCGTCCTCCTCAGGCATCGCCCAGGCGGGGAACGCCTTGGACGGATCGCCGTAGCTCATCGTGCCCAGCGCGAGCCTGCTGATGCGCAGGCCCGAACGGCCCAACTGTGTGTACTTCATGCGTGTGCTCCTTCTGACGCGATTGTCCGGGTGGTGCGGGGGTGTGGCGGATGAGCCTCTGCACGCGTGTCGGGGCCCGCGTGACGAGGCCCGGTGCTCAGGCCTCGGGGATGACTCGGTCGAACATGGACTCGCGGGCCACGTCCGGGTCGGGACCGCTGCGCACGCCTGTGTCGAGCGCATCGATCGCTGCGACCTCGTCGGCGTCGAGCGAGAAGTCGAACACGTCGAAGTTCTCGGCGATGCGGGACGGCGTCACCGACTTGGGGATGGCCGAGCGGCCCTCCTGCAGGTGCCAGCGCAGCATCACCTGCGCAGGCGACCTGCCATGCGACGCGGCGATCGCGGCGATGGTCGGGTCGTTGAGCGTCGACTGCTTCCCGTCAGTGAAACCCGGGTAGAACGTGATGCCGCCGATCGGTGACCACGCCTGGCTCAGGATTCCGTGCTCGGCATCCATTGCGAGCAGCTCCTTCTGCTGGAAGTACGGGTGCACCTCGATCTGGTTCACGGCGGGCACCACGTCGGTCGCGTCGAGCAGGCGGGTCAGGTGGTCGGGCATGAAGTTGCTCACGCCGATCGCCCGCACCTTGCCGTCGGCGTACAGGGTCTCGAGCGCCTTGTACGCCGCGACGGTGCGATCCCACCGTGACGGTGCTGGCTGATGCAGGATCAGCAAGTCGAGCTGCTCGACTCCCAGCTTCGCCGACGCCTTGTCGAACGCGTGGAGCGCCTGGTCGTAGCCGTAGTCGCTGACCCACACCTTGGTCTCGATGAAGACGTCCTCGCGCGGCACGTCCGAGGTGGCGAGCGCGGCGCCCACGCCCGCCTCGTTGAAGTAGGCGGCTGCGGTGTCGATATGCCGGTAGCCGACGCGAAGCGCCTCGGCCACCGCGGTGGCGGTCTCGTCGGCGGGGGTCTGGAAGACGCCGTAGCCCAGGGCGGGCATCACGACGCCGTTGTTCAGGGTGAGGGTGATCATGACCTCACCGTAGGCACCTCGGCGCGATCCAGGGGAGGCACTGCCGATACCCCGAACGCCAGTTCCTGTGGCGCGCAGGCTGAACTGGGACCTTTTGGACGAACGTCCTAAACGGCTCGCCGTAACGTAGCCGGGTCCGTCCCCGCCGGGGACCTATCGAGAAGGAAACGACCATGCGAACCACCACGACCGCGACCACCATTGCACTGATGGCATCTGCCAGCCTGATGCTCGCGGCCTGCAGCTCCGACACCACTGCCGGCGACGGCACCGGCGACTCTGCCAGCACCGCAGCGGATGCAGTGACCGGCGGCGCGGCGACCTCCGGCGCGGCGACCACGTCGAGCGCGGTCAACGTGTCGGAGCTGCTCGACAGCGTGCGTGTCGCATCCGGGTGCGACTCATGGATCGGCGGCAAGGTCGCGGGCGAAGGCATCGTGGCCGGCTGGGAGTACACGTGCGACGCCGACGACGACGGCGAATGGAACGACCTGCTGGCGATCTACTCCTCGAACGCGAATCGCGACATGGACGTCGCGAACTACGAGGCCGCCTACCCCGACGCTGCAGTGCTCACAGGCGACGGCTTCGTGTTCCTCACGACAGACCAGGCGCAGGTGGACGCCGTCGGCGCCCTGGGAGCGGTCGTGCGGGAGCTCGGCGCCTGACCTGAGCAGGGCGGGCGGTCGGCCGGTGCCGGGAGGTACCGTCCCGCCCTCCCTGACGGTGGCGCTTCGCCCTACCGTGTGAGCATGAACCGATCCGAGGTCACCGAGTTCCTTCGCACGCGCCGTGCGCGCATCAGCCCCCAGGACGCGGGGCTGCCTGCCTTCGGCGGCAACCGGCGGGTGCCCGGCCTGCGCCGCGAGGAGGTCGCGATGCTCGCTGGCGTCTCCGTGGACTACTACGTGCGGCTGGAACGCGGCAACCTCGCAGGCGCCTCCGACTCGGTGCTCGATGCGCTCGCGAACGCGTTGAGGCTCGATGATGCGGAACGTGCCCACCTGTTCGATCTCGCGCGCGCCGCCGGCCCCGGCTCGTCGCGAGCGTCGGCCCGTCCGCCTGCGGGGGTGGTGCGTCCGCAGATCCAGGCGATCCTCGACTCGATCTCGGCACCTGCGTGGGTGCGCAACGGTCGCCTGGACCACCTGGCTCACAACCGTGCTTCACAAGCGTTGTACGCCCCGCTGCTCGACAGCCCCGAGCGCCCCACCAACACTGCGAGGTATGTCTTCCTCGACGAATCCTCGCGCGACTTCTTCGTCGACTGGCATCAGGCGGCAGCCGACGTGACGGCGCTGCTGAGGATGGAGGCCGGCAAGCGGCCCCGGGACAAGGCGCTGACGCAGCTCGTGGGCGAGCTGTCCACCCGGTCGGACGAGTTCCGTGCCCTGTGGGCCCGGCACGACGTGAAGTTCCATCGTTCCGGAGCGAAGCGGCTGCGGCACCCCGCGGTGGGTGTGATGGAGCTCGAGTTCGAGGGGATGGAGCTGCCGTCCGACCCTGATCTCACGCTGCTCGTGTACGCGGTCACGGCGGGCACGCCGGTAGCGGACCAGCTGGAGCTGCTTCAGCATTGGGCCGATGAGCGGGAGGCCGCGGGCCTGCTGTCCGATGTGAGCGCGACGCGTCGCTGACGGTGCGATGCGTCGCTGGCGACGCGACGGGTCGCCTTGCGTGAGACCGGTTGCGTCGAGCAGTGGCACCGCGCGCGGGCGGACGTCAGAACTCGATCATCACCTTCAGCGCCTCGCGCGCGTCCATCGCAGCGTAGCCGGCAGGTGTGTCCTCGATCCCGATGGTGCGGTCGAACACCTTCCCAGGATCGATCTCGCCGTTCAGCACGTCCTGGATGGCGTCCTCCAGATAGGCGCGGACAGGCGCGACGCCGCCGGTGAGCGTGAGGTTCCGGCGGAACAGCGAGGTTCCACCCACCGGCGCATCCGAGTACTGAGGCACGCCGACGCGTGAGATGGTGCCGCCCGTCCGTGCGATCGAGTACGACTGCACGTAGGCGGGCATCAGGCCGACCGCCTCGAGCACCACCTGGGCGCCAAGGCCGCCGGTGAGCTCCAGCACCCGTGCGACTCCCTCGTCGCCTCGTTCGGGGACGACGTCGGTGGCGCCCCAGGCGACGCCCAGATCGGTGCGCTCGGCATGGCGGCCCATCAGGATGATCTGCTCGGCGCCCATCCGTCTGGCGGCGAGGACGGCGGACAGCCCGACTGCGCCATCGCCCACGACGGCCACGGTAGAGCCCGCCGTCACCCCGCCCATGAAGGCCGCGTGATAGCCGGTGAGGTACACGTCGGACAACGTCAGGAGCGACTTCAGCAGCGCGTCGTCAGCCGTCGCGGGGTCCACGCCCGGCACCGCGACGAGCGTGCCGGCCGCTTGCGGGATGCGTGCGAGCTCCGCCTGCAGGCCACCCACGCCGTTCGAGCCGTAGAAGCCGCCGTGATGGCACGCGGCCTGGAATCCGTCCCGGCAAGCGGGGCACGTGTTGTCGGAGTAGGCGAACGGGACCACCACGAGGTCGCCGACCGACAGCGCCGTCACCTCCGCGCCCAGCTCCTCGACCACCCCGATCAGCTCGTGGCCCATCGGCCGTCCTGGATCCGACGCGGGAAGCGAGTGATAGGGGTGCAGGTCGGACCCGCAGATGCAGGCGCGCACGGACCGGACGATCGCATCCGTCGGGCTCACGATCCGCGGGTCCGGCACGGTCTCCACACGCACGTCCCCGGCCTGATGCATCACTGCTGCGCGCACGCGTCGCCCTCTCTCTCGCGACGGCCTCCGCCGTCACCCTGCACGCTACCTCTGCTCCGCGTGCGCGGTGTCCGCGCGCACCTGCCGGTGCAGCCGCTCCATGCGGGCGTCCATCTCCGCCGCGGTGTCGGCAGCCTCGCGGAGCTCATCGATCAGCGCCGGCGGCACCGCCCTGCGGTACTTGTAGTAGATCTTGTGCTCCAGGCTCGCCCAGAAGTCCATCGCCACCGTCCTGAACTGCACCTCCACCGGAACCGGCACCGCGCCGGAGGACAGGAACACAGGCACCGTGACGATCGCGTGGAGGCTCTGATAGCCGTTCGCCTTGGGACTCGCGATGTAGTCCTTGACCGTCTGCACCGTGACGTCGTCCTGGCGCGTGAGCAGGTCGAACAGGCGGTAGACGTCCGACACGAAGGCGCACGTCACGCGGATCCCAGCGATGTCCGTGATGTGCTCGCGAACCGCGTCCAGATCGTGCGACACGCCCTTGCGCGCGATCTTCTCCAGCAGGCTCTCGGGGGACTTCACCCGACTGGAGACATGCTCGATCGGGTTGTAGTCGTGCAGCTCCAGGAACTCGTCGCGCAGGATGGACAGCTTCGTGTCGATCTCCCTGAGCCCGAACTCGTACTGCAGCAGGAAGCGCTGGATCTCGCGCCTCCACGCGCGCACCTGGTCGGGCGTCGCAGCTCCGACCGAGCCCGTCTGGACCAGCGCGAGCGCATCAGGGATCTCCTGGGTCATGGTGTCCTTCGTCGGAGGGCCGGGGGCGTCATGGTGAAGGACGTGCGGCGGCACTGCGGCGTTCCCGTGCGGCGCCGCCCACCGGGTGGGGAGGTCGGGGCTACAGTGGCCGACGGGGCGGATCCGCGTCGGGCACGGTGCGGGCGCACGTCCCCGTGTCACAGTCCCGCTCCCCGAGGAGAGTCATGCCAGCCGACCGTCCCATCCGTATCGCCGTCCAGATCCAGCCTCAGCACGCGCCGTACGAGAAGATCCGCGACGTGGCCGCCGAGCTCGAGGACGCGGGCGTGGACGTCCTCTTCAATTGGGACCACTTCTACCCCCTGTACGGGGAGAAGGACGGGCTCCACTTCGAGTCGTGGACCATGCTCGCCGCGCTTGCCGAGCAGACCACGCGGGTCGAGATCGGCGCACTGGTCAACTGCAACAGCTACCGGGGCGCGGACCTGCAGGCGGACATGGCCCGCACGATCGACCACATCAGCGCCAAGGGTGGCACGGGCCGGTTCATCTTCGGCACAGGCTCGGGCTGGTTCGAGCGTGACTACGACGAGTACGGCTACGAGTTCGGCACCGTCGGGTCACGGCTCGACGACCTCGGCGAGGCGCTGCCGCGCATCGAGGAGCGCTGGGCCAGGCTGAACCCGGCCCCCACGCGGAAGATCCCTGTCCTCATCGGCGGCGGGGGCGAGAAGAAGACCCTCCGGCTCGTCGCGAAGCACGCTGACATCTGGCACAGCTTCTCCGACGCGCAGACGCTCGAGCGCAAGCTCGGCATCCTCGCCAAGCATGCCGAGGACGTGGGCCGCGACGTCTCCGAGGTGGAGATCTCCACCGAGATCGGCAAGCGCACCCTCGCGGAGGTCGAGGAGCAGGTGGCTTTGGGTGCCACGCTCTTCACGATCGGCATGACCGGCCCGGAGTACGACATGTCGGGCGTCGCGGAGTGGCTGTCGTGGAGGGACGGGAAGAACGCGGGTCGCTGAGCCGCCGCACCGATCCGCGCGCGGGCGCGCGGGAAGCGAGCCCAGGGAAGACGCGCCGACGCGGAGTGCGAGCACTGCGCGGACTGCGCGGGTCAGACCTCGCGCGGCACCTTGCCTGTGAGCTTCATGACGCTGCACATGAACCTGTGGCCCCCGTCGGAGGCATCCCCGAACATGAGCGGGCAGCCGCCGGCGATGACCGTCATGCCCTTCGCGCGGCCCCAGGCCGCAGCCGGTTCGTCGACGCTTCCTGCGCCGAACGATCGATGCATCCATATGTCGGTGATGCCGAGCGCCGCAGCCTCCTCGACCGTGGCCATGGCGTGCTGTGGGCTCGTGCCGATCACCACGGCCTCCACGCCCCCAGGCACCGCGGCCAGGGACGGGTAGGCGGGGTCGCCCTCGACGGATTCGGCGTTCGGGTTGATCGCGAACGGCTGGAAGCCGCGCTCCCGGAGTCGCACGTACACGGCGTTCGACCCGTGACCTTCGGGGTTGCGGGAGACGCCGGTGACGGCGATCCGTCGGTGGGACAGGAACTGCTGGGCGGCGTCGGCGATGCTGGTCATCGCAAGCTCCTCGGTGCGGGGGGAGGGGACCCGCCCACCATCGTCACGCCGCGCACGTCGTCGCGCAACGGGGAACGGTGTTCTGGGGGCATCCCGGGAAGCCTCACCGGGCGAACCTCCACGGGAACCGAGTGCCACGGCGGTAGCCTCGGCCCGTGAGCAATGCTGGGGGAGACGACCGCCGAGACCGCACCGCAGGCGCGCCCGGGCCCCGTCGCCCCGCGCCGCCATCGATCCAGCCCAAGGGCGGCACCGCGCGCCCGGGCGATCCCTTCCAGCCGACGCGACGTTCGACCCGCCCCGCGCCGCAGCAGCCGGCGCCGTCTGCCTCGTCGCCCTCGCGGTCACGGGCCCAGGGTGCACCGCCGCCTTCGGTGACGCCGGGCTCCGGCCGGCGCCCCACGACGCCGAGCACCCCGCACCGTCAGCGGCCCGATGTGGTGGCGCCTGCCGCGGCGGGCGACACGCGTGCGCCGGCTCAGGCGCCTCGCCGATCCGCGTCCGCAGCGCCCGTGCCGCCGCGCAGCACCGCCGCCGGGGAGTCGCGGCCGGTCGCCACGACCGCCCGACCGCGTCGCAAGCGCCACCTGCTCCGCAACTCGGTGATCGCGCTGCTGCTGATCGTCGTGCTCGTCGTCGGCGGGACATGGCGGTGGGTCGAGTCGAGGCTCATCCACGTGGACGCGCTGAGCGGAGCGGCAGACACCCCTGGCGAGACCTACCTCATCGTGGGCTCCGACTCGCGCGACGGATGGCTCGACGACGGCACCGAGGGCGCGCGCACGGACACGATCATGCTGCTCCACAAGCCGGTGAACGGCCAGGTCGCGCTGCTCAGCATCCCCCGGGACTCCTGGGTGGACATCCCCGGGAACGGTTCGGGAAAGATCAACGCGTCGTTCGCCTGGGGTGGCGCGCCGCTGCTGGTCCAGACCGTCGAGCAGCTCACGGGCCTCACGATCGACCACTACGTCGAGGTCGGCTTCACGGGCGTCGTCGACATCGTCGACGCCGTCGGCGGCGTGGAGCTCTGCTACGACTCCGACGTGAACGATGAGAAGAGCGAGCTGAACTGGACCGCGGGATGCCACGTTGCCGACGGTGCGACCGCGCTCGCGTTCTCCCGCATGCGGTACAGCGACCCGCTGGGCGACATCGGGCGCACCCAGCGCCAGCAGCAGGTGATGTCAGCGGTCGCGTCGGCGATCCTCAGTCCGTCGATCCTGCTCAACCCGTTCGCCGCGCATCGCGTAGCGGACGTGGGCCTGAATGCGTTCCGCGTCGACGACGACACTCATGCCCTGGATCTCGCGCAGGCCGCGCTCACCTTCCACAGCGCGATCGGAGGGGATGCCGTCACCGGCACTCCGCCGATCTCCACGATCGACTACCGCGTGGACGGTCAGTCGGCCGTGCTCCTGGACGCTGATCAGGCGCCGGAGTTCTGGCAGCAGATCATGAACGGCGAGATCGCCGCCGGCACGCAGGTCGGCGGGCTTCCCTGATGAACCGGGCTCTCGGCGTGCGATTCGGATGAACGCGGCCGAGCAGTACACGTAGGCGAGTCCACGCCGGTCGACGGAGCAGTTCCCTCCGTCTTGATCGTCCATGCGCCGGCCTCCGACGCATATCCGTCACACCTCGATCGTGCCTGGATGCAGGCGCTCCGCCCAGCTGGAGGAGGCGTGCCTCTGGATCGGGGGCTGATCCGCAGGGCGCGGCCCGAGCGAGATCAGCTCACGCTCGTCGTACGCGTCGAAGTCCGCACGGACTGCGGCCTGGTGCTCGCGGAAGAGGTCGCGCGTGAGCCCCCAGACCAGTCGCTGGACGCCGGCAGGCAGGCCCGACAGCTGATGGCCCGTGATGCCCATCGTCACGCGCGCACCCTGAGCGAAATGGTAGAGCCGAGCCATCCACGGCGCCGCGTCGGCGTTCTTGGCGGTGAACTGGAACGAGCCCGTCAGGTAGGGGTATGCGGCAAGGCCCAGGTGCTCCTTGCCGGATGCCGGCGTGAACCGATCCGACCACAGCGCCACCTGGTCCACGAAGGGCGCGAGCTCGGGGCGCATCCGCAGGTCCACGGCTACTCCAGTGCCGGCGATCACGTAGTCGAAGCGGTGCTCGGTGCCGGCCACATCGACGACGACCTCGTCGCCGTCCATCCGCGTCGACAGCCACGGCGATCCGAGCGCGAACTTGTAGTTGTCGTGCTCGAAGCAGCGCCAGATGCTGGACTGCGTGGACGGCTGGTCGATCTCCAGGACCTTGCGCATGAAATCCCACTTGTGCGCGTCGTCCCAGTCGCAGAAGTGCTCCACGAAGGACGCGTACTCCATCCAGCGCAGCGGGTTCACGGCAGGCATCTGGGCACGGCGCATGAAGTGCTGGACGTCCGCGGCGCCGTGCTCGAGGGCGGTCCCCGCCACGTCGAATGCGCTCGCGCCACCACCCAGCACGCCGATCCGCATGCCCTTCATCGCATCGAAGTCGAGCATGTGGCTGGTGTGGCCCCATGCGGACTTCGGGAGATGGTGGAAGAGGTGCTGCGGCACCGAGACGCCTCCCGCGCCCTCAAGCCCGGTGGCGAAGATCACGCGCTGCGCGAGACGTGTGGTCTGTCCGTCCGGTCCGGAGAGCGTGACGATGAACGGGCCGTCGGGGTGGGCGGGCGGAGCGACGCTGGTGACGGCGGTCTCGTTGACGACGTCGATGCCCGTGACCTCCCGGTAGAACTGCAGGTACTCCTGCCAGTCGAGGCGCGGGATGAAGCGGATCGCGTCCCAGCGCTCCCGGCCGTACCGTGCGACGAACCACTCCCGCGGGGCGAGCGCGGGTACGTCGTTGTCCGGCCCCTTCAGCATCTTGGGCGTGCGCAGCGTGCGCATGCGGGCCTGCGTGCTCCATGGCCCCTCCAGGCCCACGGGAGCGCCGTCGACCACGAGCACCCTGCGGACGTCCTTGCGCGCCAAGGCGAAGGCCAAGGCCTGGCCCGCGTGGCCGCCGCCCACGATGAGGACGTCGAGCACGTCGGGCCCGGGGGACGGGACCCAGTCGCGGCCTCCGTAGTCGAGCAGGTCCAGCTCGTCGTGGATCCGCGACCGAAGCGCGTCGAGCCGCGCCTCGACATCGGTGGGCGACGGCTGCGCGGCGGGGACTGCGGTCATGAGGACTCCTGAGCTAGGCGACGGCCGATCGGAGGCGGTCGCAACCGATCGCGCTCCGGGGAGAAACCCTCATGTCCTGCGCATTACCCGGGGCGTGACGCGAGGCTAGCGTGACGATGTTTCATCCAGGTCACGCGCCGACGACTGATCGTCCACGGTGCTCGCGCGTCTGTCGGCGGAACCCATCAGCCATCGGATGCCGTGCGTCGCGAGCGCCCCGGCGGTGGGCCCGAAGCTGCGCGTGGTCCAGCGATCGAGGTCGAGCTCGGAGCGCGCCCACGCAGGAAGCAGTGCGACCGCGCCCGACGCGAGCAGAGCGTACGGAGGACGGGCGACCTGCGGCAGCGGCGGCTCGCGCAGCAGGAAACGGGCGGTGTCGAGCGCGGCCGCGGTGGCGTGGAGCTCTGGCCGGTATGCGTCGAGCGCGGTGGCCAGCTCCGCAGTCGTGGTGGGAACGTCGACGGCGCCGAGCCTGCGGGCCACCTCGCCCGACTGGGCGACGTACTCGTCGGCCTGCTCGGGAGTCAGCGGCCGCTCGCCGTAGCGCTGGTGAGCCGCGAGGAACGAGTCGGCCTCAGCGATATGGACCCAGGTGAGCAGGTGGGGGTCGCCTGCGTCGTACTCACGGCCATCCGGGGCGGTGCCGCGGACCTTCTCATGAGTGTCGCGGACCATCTGCACCATGCGTAGGGCGTCGGACTCTGCCCCGAAGGTCGTGAAGGCCAGGAAGGTAGATGTGCGTGCCAGGCGTCCCCACGGGTCGCCGCGATACCCGGAGTGGCCGGCCACCCCGGCCATCGCCAGCGGGTGCAACGACTGGAGGAGCAGCGCGCGGAGGCCCCCGACGAACGTGGTGACATCCGCGTGCACGCGCCGGATCGGGCTTCCTGGCGGGAACCACCGCGGGCCCGGGGTGTCGTGCACGCGCAGACGCGCGGCGTCACCATCGGGTCCCGCGATCTTGAGGAACACCTGGTGGCCGACGCGGGAGCGGAGCGCGTGCACGGGGTTACGGACTGTCATCTCACCCTGGGAACGAGCGCGCTGCGACGGTGATTCCTGGCGTACGCCGGGCCGGGCGTCATCCGTGCGACGCGATGCGTGCCTCAAGACCGCTGCGGACCGCGGGCCACTCGTGCTGGATGATCGAGAAGACGACCGTGTCGCGCAGGGTGCCGTCGCGCCACACCTGGTGGTTGCGCAGCACGCCGTCCTGCTTGGCTCCCAGGCGCGCGATCGCCGCGCGCGACTGGTGGTTGTGCCAGTGGGTGCGCAGCTCGACCGCGATGCAACCGAGCTCGTCGAACGCCCGCGTGAGCAGCAGCAGCTTGGCCGCCGGATTGATGCCCGTGCCGTGCGCCTCAGGGCCCATCCATGTGGAGCCGATCTCAAGGCGCCGGTTGGGCTGGTCGAGGTTCATGAACGTCGTCATGCCCACGGCGCGTCCTGTCGTGACCGGCACGATCGCCCACGGCGCCATCGTGCCCTCGAACTGCAACGAGAGCCGCCGCTCGATCTCCTTCGCCATCTGCTCGGGGGTGGGGACGGTCGTGTACCAGGCGGTGGCAGGCAGGGACCCGGTGGCGGCGCACAGATCGTCGTGGTGCTCTTGCGACAGGGGCTCGAGCCTGACCAGGGAGTTCTCGAGCACCGG
This genomic window contains:
- a CDS encoding FAD-dependent oxidoreductase, producing MTAVPAAQPSPTDVEARLDALRSRIHDELDLLDYGGRDWVPSPGPDVLDVLIVGGGHAGQALAFALARKDVRRVLVVDGAPVGLEGPWSTQARMRTLRTPKMLKGPDNDVPALAPREWFVARYGRERWDAIRFIPRLDWQEYLQFYREVTGIDVVNETAVTSVAPPAHPDGPFIVTLSGPDGQTTRLAQRVIFATGLEGAGGVSVPQHLFHHLPKSAWGHTSHMLDFDAMKGMRIGVLGGGASAFDVAGTALEHGAADVQHFMRRAQMPAVNPLRWMEYASFVEHFCDWDDAHKWDFMRKVLEIDQPSTQSSIWRCFEHDNYKFALGSPWLSTRMDGDEVVVDVAGTEHRFDYVIAGTGVAVDLRMRPELAPFVDQVALWSDRFTPASGKEHLGLAAYPYLTGSFQFTAKNADAAPWMARLYHFAQGARVTMGITGHQLSGLPAGVQRLVWGLTRDLFREHQAAVRADFDAYDERELISLGPRPADQPPIQRHASSSWAERLHPGTIEV
- a CDS encoding oxygenase MpaB family protein; translated protein: MTVRNPVHALRSRVGHQVFLKIAGPDGDAARLRVHDTPGPRWFPPGSPIRRVHADVTTFVGGLRALLLQSLHPLAMAGVAGHSGYRGDPWGRLARTSTFLAFTTFGAESDALRMVQMVRDTHEKVRGTAPDGREYDAGDPHLLTWVHIAEADSFLAAHQRYGERPLTPEQADEYVAQSGEVARRLGAVDVPTTTAELATALDAYRPELHATAAALDTARFLLREPPLPQVARPPYALLASGAVALLPAWARSELDLDRWTTRSFGPTAGALATHGIRWLMGSADRRASTVDDQSSARDLDETSSR
- a CDS encoding GNAT family N-acetyltransferase, which codes for MTFADTPVLENSLVRLEPLSQEHHDDLCAATGSLPATAWYTTVPTPEQMAKEIERRLSLQFEGTMAPWAIVPVTTGRAVGMTTFMNLDQPNRRLEIGSTWMGPEAHGTGINPAAKLLLLTRAFDELGCIAVELRTHWHNHQSRAAIARLGAKQDGVLRNHQVWRDGTLRDTVVFSIIQHEWPAVRSGLEARIASHG